From a region of the Entelurus aequoreus isolate RoL-2023_Sb linkage group LG27, RoL_Eaeq_v1.1, whole genome shotgun sequence genome:
- the LOC133644425 gene encoding uncharacterized protein LOC133644425, whose product MIDTGATHSLLNAVVPKKLCASFLKVEGFAGVTRMLPVTKPLPVQIAGHSLKHPFVVDHHTPCLLGNDLLYKLYPDIQYRTEGTFLVLPDGTITKLRHHYKGSSMFVLMPQPEVPQMADIYWTRLLPETSEGQGLLLLFYQWKPWLTELRPYVPPPDPPHVTLYYDRQSDESYQEGFDTIAGKEWPLAYTHIYAGAQGVSAHVDFTPQQKKWYKMDATAVPHCSLALCPAYQAKDLGPMTKQGVSATDWVDTQIPHLQHSDSVDMFRISCSQTADLGVLQHLQVAREHGQERTDHPEAADMLNTLPLTVWSQGPTDVGLAVNASPVSVKIDTSSVVHVRQYPQKQQAIDGITDTISGLKQSGVLEPSNSKWNTPILPVPKTGTSVYRMVHDLRAVNDVTVTPPIPVPNPYTALTHLTTAHCYFSVIDLANAFFCIPIAECIKHVFAFTFQGQKLQYSRLPQGWKLSPGLFNQQLRDDLASVELFDDTFVVQYVDDILIAASSPTSCLAATLAVLQRLASTGYKIRGQQSTPPGTLPPVEWVKLKVIKRKWTEPRWTGPFKVVERTSHALRLAGKGDTWYHLSLCTPAEEPDRSPADVIADIATSSAPLDPLAAPFEPEAAEEEREQKTTHF is encoded by the exons atgattgacactggcgctacACATTCACTTTTGAATGCAGTAgttccaaagaaactgtgtgcttcctttttaaaggttgaaggctttgctggggtcacaaggatgttacctgtcaccaaaccacttccggttcagattgctggacactcGCTAAAGCATCCCTTCGTGGTTGATCATCACACACCTTGCCTGCTCGGTAATGATCTgctttacaaactgtaccctgacatccaatatcgcacagaaggaaccttcctggtgttacctgacggcactatcaccaagctgcgacaccactataaAGGCTCCTCCATGTTTGTGCTCATGCCTCAACCTGAGGTACCACAAATGGCGGACATCTACTGGACACGCCTCCTCCCGGAAACAAGTGAAGGACAAGGGCTGCTCCTGCTCTTCTATCAGTGGAAGCCCTGGCTGACCGAGCTGCGTCCGTATGTACCACCACCTGATCCGCCACATGTCACCTTATATTATGATCGCCAATCTGATGAAAGTTACCAAGAAGGTTTTGACACCATAGCAGGGAAAGAGTGGCCTTTGGCCTACACTCACATCTATGCTGGAGCTCAGGGTGTGTCCGCCCATGTCGATTTCACTCCTCAAcagaaaaaatggtataaaatggacGCTACGGCAGTCCCACATTGTTCTCTTGCTCTTTGTCCCGCCTACCAAGCCAAGGACTTGGGTCCAATGACAAAACAGGGAGTATCTGCCACTGATTGGgtagacacccaaataccacacttACAACATTCTGACTCAGTTGATATGTTTCGTATCTCCTGCTCTCAGACTGCTGACCTCGGGGTTCTACAACATCTTCAGGTCGCTCGAGAGCATGGGCAAGAACGAACAGACCATCCTGAAGCTGCTGACATGTTAAACACCCTCCCACTGACCGTTTGGTCTCAAGGTCCCACAGATGTTGGTCTTGCTGTCAATGCGTCCCCTGTCTCTGTCAAAATTGACACCAGTAGTGTGGTACATGTCAGACAATACCCACAAAAACAACAAGCCATAGATGGCATTACAGATACCATCTCAGGCCTTAAACAATCTGGAGTATTGGAACCCTCCAACTCTAAATGGAACACACCTATTTTGCCTGTTCCAAAAACTGGCACCTCTGTGTACCGGATGGTACACGATCTTAGGGCCGTTAATGACGTCACAGTGACCCCTCCCATACCTGTTCCTAACCCTTACACAGCACTCACCCATCTGACCACTGCACACTGTTATTTCTCTGTCATTGACCTAGCGAATGCTTTCTTTTGCATCCCTATCGCTGAATGCATCAAACATGTCTTtgctttcacctttcaaggtcaaAAGCTGCAGTACTCCCGCCTCCCACAAGGTTGGAAACTGTCGCCTGGCCTTTTCAACCAGCAATTACGAGACGATCTGGCCTCAGTGGAGCTTTTTGACGACACATTTGTTGTCCAGTATGTAGATGACATACTCATCGCTGCTTCTTCTCCTACCTCATGCCTGGCGGCCACCCTAGCTGTTCTTCAGCGTCTGGCCTCAACAGGATACAAG ATTCGTGGACAACAATCCACTCCTCCAGGGACCCTCCCTCCCGTAGAGTGGGTCAAGCTCaaagtcatcaaacgcaagtggacggagcccaggtggactggtcccttcaaggtcgtggaacggacgtctcacgcccttcgactagctggtaaaggggacacctggtaccacctctccctctgcactcctgctgaagaacctgatagatcaccagcggatgtcattgctgacatagccacatcatctgccccactcgaccccctagcagcgccttttgagcctgaggcagctgaagaagaacgggagcagaaaacgactcatttttag